The region AAAAATCTACTTCAGACGAATCTGTTATGTATCAGAATTCAAGATAGAatctgtttatatatgtaatacgaAAAACGTTTTCAAGATTcgatttatatgtacatacatcaaAGTGCTTTTGGTGGTGAGGGAGgaagtataaaattatgaataaaagtCTCTGAAATTTAACGGAATTTATAGATCATGCAAGACTTCAGCAGGCAAATAAGCAGTTTactaattattcttttttgaaaGTGGACGCAAAATTGTgacacaatttttatttatgaaatcgATTGTGATCAACAAACATAAatgtgtttaaattttttcctacAATGTGGCTATTTATTCAActtcttttattgtttaacaaaaaatgttacttttatattaggggaaaaaaaaaccattaaatatgtaatctcACATCCCCCATCAATGTGTATCCCAATATTAGCCAATGTAATCTCAAAAATATCTGTGTTAAGTTAAATGCAATTTCAAGTGGCTCTTAtctatacatttaaaaatgttattacatgttaggatatttgattaaaatttattctatttcattAAACAGCACAGAAActtaagccttgtgtccacaaTGCTAGAAATCGCTCCAAGAACTTGgacggagaaaaaaattaaccaaTCGCATTGGTCAATTgccgaattatttaaatatgattaGTCAATTTTTTCTCCGTCCGAGAGatctcggagcgatttctaatatcgtggacacaaggctttagGACATTTTGATGTTGATCCTTGTCATtcataagtaaattaattatttccagatTTCTGACACAGAAGTTCAGAATCTCTCTACCGATGGGGAGAATACCTTGGAAAAGGAACAGACAGTATCTTCACCAGTTTTGCCTTCATATATCAAGAGCTATTCTCAAACACATATTGAATCGACTATAGTTGACCAAACAtggaaaattgataaatatatgcgTTTTAGTAGGATCACGAATATAATACCGTTTCCATCGTTTCTAAAAATAGGTCCATGTAAGATTGAATTCCATGTTCCATTTGATTCCCCTTATTTGAGGAAACGTATACAATTACGTATACTTACTAATAAACAATCATTTGACGGTTCATGTACCACTACTATAATGGCACCAACCGCAAATAACGTTTTATCATCAAAATTCATTTCGGGTCGTATATCGGATAGGATATTGTTAATTGAAATCTCGCTATCTGACTCTCAGATTAGTTATACAGATTCGCTTATAATACATTGcaagtttgaaatttttcacaatctgataaataaaactgtacaTATGAATTTATTACCATCGTCAACAGAATTTTCAAAAGACGTGACACATGTTGAAGACTCGACCTCTGATGAGTTTCGGTTTAAAGATGAGGaatcaatcaaatttatagTAGGAGAAGACCAAtatgttatatcaaaaaaatCATTGTGCGCCATCAACAGTAGTTACTTTAACAATATCTGCCGTACACATgagggagaagaaaaaaatatgacaattAATATGAATGAATTAGTAGCGGATAATGAGGTAGAATCTTTTGgacagattttattatatattttaactggcTCTATAGATCATGGTGATTATGACATACTTAAAGAATTGTTAACAACAGCTCATAAGTATGATGTATCAGCTTTGAAATTAACgtgtgaaaattatttattacgctATATTACAATTGATAATGCTGTGGAACTTATACAGCTTGCGTTTTCGtctaatgcaaaatttttagaaacacaTTCGGcagcttttattaaatttcacataattGAAATTAGAGATACTAAAGAATTTCGAAATCTACCACCAgaagattttaataagataatggAATTGATTGAGAAAAGTGAAGTTGAAATCAGTACTCATCAATTTTTGTTGTCACGAGCTATGATAAATGAGACATTTACACTGGCTCCAATTTGATTCATATTATATTGAAGTCCTAAAcacatatattcataaataagaCATATGTAGAAcatgataaagatattttttcttatttaattaataaacatgattttttattttctataattatataacttttaatttttatatatgtaagaatttatatgtaaataagtattaatacaaattaaaaataattcgtaatTTGAGTTTATAGATGTAcgaataaaactattattaattatatatctccttattatacttattagtTTAGTTATAAGTttctcaataaatttttacaggATCTAAAccaaaaggagaaaaaaaatgattctTACAAATCATTATGTTatctataaatgttttatttaatattatcactactatatcttattaaaaattgacaaTTGTTCTGTAGATCATCCTGatgtatacaaattataatgtcAGAATCTCTTAACAACTATTTTATTCAACgagcaaattatttcttatagactcaatttttgttatttaatgtttatcgcAATTACACGTTTTCGATGTTGTCATTAATTGGAGTTCAATAAAATGCGATTAAATTAAAGCAATCAAagtcttaattatttcttaatatacatacgtagctaaagatataaagaaattatttcactgtttcttttaatttctatcagtttatttatcttcgtttttaattaagagataTATGTATGGTATTGGCAAAGTGTGTATAGAGATGgtcgatttaataaaaatatactgtCCGATCATCGGTAAATGGAGAGAAGAAAATGtttcacaaaaattataaatcgattACTTAAATtcgaattaaatttgataactCATTTCAAAATccaaatttgttttaaaaatagaaattaaacaGATATGATATTTTTGGTGAATgttgtatcttttttaatacagTTTTTGTGcctaatttgaaataaaactttatcactttggcagaaaataatttgaaagtaAAGGTAAGGCAAAGATTGAACAATGAAAGTAATCGGATAGAAGAAATCTATTCCTACACGGAAAGAAAATGATGGTGTATCAATAGtatcattttttgtatcaacagcatcagtgttattgagataaaatttattgatgcaacatcaatatatattaatgaacaaaaaatatcagttaattgttttgataatttaaatatttggtccAATAATTTATGCTTGTGGCTGCCCGTGACGTCgacgtttaattgaagcaactttattttttttgtgtaagcaataataactaatattagaattaatcAGGCAATAAGAGCCAAGCGTGGTTACAATcgctaaaatttattacatattatgtcAATACATCACGATTAAAGCAATAATAacgtacatttttaaaatgtaatgttGGATCTGTCAGTTTGTTAGCGTATTTTAGCGATGAAATTAACAGTTATTGCATAAATGAGAAAGCCGATACGCGTGTTAATTATTACAGTAGATTTGACTAAGGCAAAaactctaataaaatattttagtattttaaaactaatccTATTGTCAGTGAAAATAGTCGTGAGTTATAAAAGTTTCTCATGTAGATCTAGCATCTGATTGTTCAGTTCCTTTCGGCAACTAATCGATGTACCATAATTAAGAAATGTCAGATTTGAGATTTGAACCATTTGAACCGTGGCGCCCGCGGCTCACCCGGGAGATAGATGGAGGGGGACACGCATTCTAATAAGGAGCCACATACGTGTGACACACGTGTCTCACATTCATTTGTTCATTTGCGTCGTTCCTCAACGTCACATCTTGTTACTTGTTATTATATTCGCAGTAGCTTGGAAACTTGATTTGACAAagggaataaaagaaatcagttgcTACATCTGTACACGCATTAGTCTAATAATATCATCTGGACGGTGTACGTGTATAATTAAAGCATGTCCGAGTCCGAGATCATGTCATTAGAGAAACTTGAAAGATTAAGTTTAACTGATCAAGATTCAGCGAAAAAGCAAACAGGTATGTACAATGGAAGAAGAGCAAGTAAGTTCTCGATAGTTCTTTTCTTAACTTTGTTAACTACGTGTTATGATCGAGGACGTTAGAGTAGAGCACATAAGATTTTGTATAAACAAATCAATACATTCATGACATTTCCTAAGTCCTAAAGCGAACAGTTCCATGCGTTCtatataacaaagaaaatttatgaacATTCACACATCAAATCTATTTTCCACTAGCAAGTGTAATTTGAAtgcaattaaaagttattagtGCAAAAAGTTTACTTCAGACGAATGTGTTACTTGTATCAGATTTCAAGACAGAACTCtgtttataaatgtaatataaaaaacgtttaaaaaattggatttACATGTACATCAAGGATCAAAGTGCTGTTATAGAGGTGAAgaggatataaaattatgaataaaagtttcttcttaaatttaacGGAGTTTATAGATCGTGTAAGACTAGGCAAAAAAGCAGTTTACTaattattcttgaaatttgactcaaaattgtgacaatttttatttatgaaatcaattgtgattaataaaaatagctgTATTTATGTTTTCTCCTACAATTTGGCTGtttattcaacttttttttatcgtttaacataaagcgttatttttatttaaaaaaagatatgtcaAATACAGGGTGTCTCAAAAATCTCtgtatttttagttaaatccGATTTCAATTGGCTCttatttatgcatttaaacatgttattacatattaagatgtttgattgaaatttagtctattttattaaaaagtaccGAAACTTAGGACATTTTGATgttgatcttttttttatcatttataagtaaattaattattttcagatttctgACAAAAAAGAAGTTGAGAATATCTCTACTGTGATTACCTCGGAAAAGGAGCAAACAGTATCTTTGCcatttttatcgaatatcGAGAGCTGTTCTGAAACACAAATTAAGTCAATTACACTTGACCATACAtggaaaattaaacaatttaagtGTCTTTATAAACTTATGAAGACGATGGAGTCTCCACCATTTCCAGAAGCTGGTCAATACTGGATTCAAATGGAAGTTGTACGTCAATATTCAACTGACCATAGATATTACTACTCTAAGACGTATTATTATGCAGTACGCTTTTATATACGTACTAGTAATACATTTAACGGTTTGTGTATCACTACTGTAATGCTACCGTCTGGAGAAGTTGTATCATCAAAATCCATTTCAGGTTCTATATCGAATAACACATTGTTAATTGAAATCCGGCTAAACAGTCTTCTGTCAGCGTTAGATCCTATGGATACGCTTACAATACATTGCAAGttcgaatttttttgtaatgtggtaataaataaaactatacgTTTTAATTCACTACCATCttcaaataaagttttaaaagacGTGACATATTTCAAAGAGTCGCCTTTGGATGagtttcaatataaataaaatgtatggtaaaaaaaacaatgtgttatacgaaaaaaaggaagctACCAACAGTTACTTTAAGAACTGCCTTACAtatgaggaaaaagaaaaggataaaTGAATGAGATACAAACTTGtaaacgaatttttttatatattacaactgGCTCAATAAGACAATGTGATTTTgacatgttttaaaaaattattaacagctGATGAGAGTAATGATGtatcaactttaaaattaacgtGTAAATTATGTGCCACggttattttatgattaaaaatgctATGAAACGTCACCATTTATGACAGATAAGAAATTAACTTTGGCTAATACTGGattcatataatattgcagtttttaatataaatttatagaacatgaggtatttttttttatttatttagtaaacattctttttttttacatggaaatattataacctttaatttttatatatgtaagaatttatatgcaaataagTTAATATAAGTTAAAAGCAATTTGTGTTCTGAGTTTTAGATgtgtatgaaattattattatacttaatatagttatttatacttttctcAAGTCTACAGGccgatttaaaagaaataagaatccTCACAAACCTATGATatctataaatgttttatttatctttatcggTACActaatatatcttattaaaaatttttaacttgatttttgtttttcaatgtttatttcatttatacgtttttgaaattatcattaatttggGTTCAATAAATTGTGATTAAGTTGAAACAGAAtcaaattcataattaattacttaatatatgtatattttacaaaataaataaacttatatttagTTGTTTATCTTTCTACcagtttatttatcttttgaaGAAAATACGTCACAAGTTATAAATTGactacaaaaatttgagttgAGTTTGGTAActcattatttcaaaatctagAAATTTgccttaaaaataaatataaaagaaacgtGATATTTTTGGTtaattttgtatcttttattGAACTGGTTTCTGCGCTTAACgcgaaataaaactttatatattgtCGCTTTGGAAGAAGATAGTTTGACAGTAAAGGATATGGCAAAGTGTGAACAGTAAAAACTCTGTAGCtggtaaaagaaatttatttttaaacaatacatATTGTTGAACTGGAATGCTGGATCAGTCAGTTAAAAGAGAACGTAATGTATCCTACATAATGAAGGGATTTCGTGAAATATGATTCATCGAATCTATTCATTCGTTTATTTTGTTAGCATATTTTAGCGATGCAATTAACAGTTATTGGATAAATGGGAAAGCCGATATTCattacttgaaaaatttgactgcgtaaaacttaaataaaatattctaatattttgaAGTCAATCTCAGCGAAAATAATCGATCGCTTTATAAGCCTTTATTAAGCAGTGGATTAATCGATTTCTACATTGTTTTCAGGGTTAAAGCCAAATTAATGCAGAATTCGAATAAGCGTTTTACACAAATCTGATTGGTTGAAAAACGTcataagattttatttgtttaccGCAACTGTCAATGACTTTATTGATTCGTGTGATGTCATCACAATTTACACGAGAATTTAGCAAAAAATTACACATATGTAAACCGAATTCGGGTTTTATATCGAATTATGTCATTTGTATAAAACTACAGAGGAAAGAATCGTTGTATACTAATTACTATATTGTCTTAGCCTGTAGTTTTCGTTCGTTGGATTTAGGTATATACTTAAAGTAAATCAATCACATTGTAGAATCATTaagctgtttttttttgttgaatatAGTTTATAAAGGGTGCATTTCGATAaacgtattatttaatagtattGAAAATCTGTAATGTGTATTACGTActacagattttcagtactgtcATACTGTGTCAGTACACTTCGGAATACGTTCAACAAAAGAACAAGGTTTCTAAACGCTATGTGACAAAAGAAAGCATTCATGGCACGGAGAGAAAGACGCCTAATTGAATCGTAGCGCCTTGGCCGTGGATTCTCGAGTGCCAATCTCCAATAGAAGAAGAATCGTAGCGCCACTGGCGTCAGCGTCGCCGCCTGATAAGGCTTGATTTGTTCATTCGCATTATTTCTCGCGTCTCACATACTCGCATTATCTTGACATTATacgttatatgttatattcgCAATAGCTTAGGAACTTGATTTTACGAAGGAGATAAAACCGATCAGTTGCCACATTTGTATACAAGCATTAGCCTAATAAGGCCATCATCTGGACGgcgttgaatattatttatctaatgCGGCGACAAAGCATATCGTTAGAGAAACGTAAGGGCAGTTTAAGTTCGACTGATCAAGATTCAGCGGAAAAGCGAATACGTTTAATGGAAGAGAAGCAAGTAAGTTTTTAACAGTTCTTTTCTCAACTTCGTCGAGTGTATGTTATTAGAACGGTAGGAAGCACTTGGTATAAAACTTGGTATAAACGATACAGTATCAATACAATTAATGACATTCGCTAAAGCAATATAGTTACTccttatatacttataatatacttatatactcTACGTTGCAAagaaaattcagaaatattcatacgcgtatcaaatctATTTTCTACTAGCATGTCCGAGACAGTACCacgtccaaaatcgggacgtCTTTCAGCCATCTTTTTTAGTAAGACGTCTTTCAGACGTCTTGTGTCCCCGCTTTTGGGCAAGTGCGTTGTATGGGGTGTAATTtgaatacaattaaaaactattaatgcCAAGAGCTGACTTCAAACGAATCTGTTGTATCAGAATTCAAGATGAACtctgtttatacatatacactaatACACTACCgctcattaatttcaatacaCCCCCGAGATTCGTTGATTTCTCTGTAAAAGATGAACATGATACGTGTTTTTACACAGAAAAATGAATGCACTTGCTGTTAAAAACGCTTCACTTGCGTGCagcgtatttttatatattatttatataagaattctTGGAAACTTTAGTTTTCGAAAAAACGGTTCTATAACAGCCGGATAGTGTCTGATccttgaaaataaagaaaatacgcGCGCAAGGTCAGGTGACCTTGCGCGtgtgtattttctttattttatttccaagagtgggcctattctgtaactcttaacgacagtttcagGTTTCATCGTTATCATTATAAGTGCGTTGcgcagatattatatatatgataaaagagCTACCCAACGAcaataataacgataacgaaactgtcgttaagagcTGCAGAATAGGCTCACTCAGGGATCAGACACTATCCGGCACTAGccccgtttttttttaaactaccGTTTTCaaggatttttatataaataatatataaaaatacgatgCATGCAAGTGTTGAAAGTGTTTGTAACAGCAGGTACATTCATTTCTGTGCAAAACACACGTATCATATTCATCTTTTACAAATGAGAAATCAAAGAATTTAGGGGtgtattgaaattaatgagcGGTAATGTATGTAACATGCAAAACGCTTTAAAAATtggatttatatatacatcaaAATGCATAGAGcataatatgtttttctttttaacgagAATTATAGATCTTGTAAGACTTAAGCAAAAAAGCAGATTActataagttattttttaatagttttattatgaCAAAACTGTCAAGTATTTATTGATATCGAGTTTGATCAACAAAAATAGTCGTATTTAAGTTTTCTTCTATTATTTGGCTATTTATTCAACTTTTTTGTGATTGATGTAAAAtgcattgttattttttaaaagaaaaatatgctaaatatatatatatatatatatatatatatatatatatatatatatatatatatatatatattgtgtctCAGAAACCTCTGTATATTTTTAGCTAAATCAGATTTTAAGTGACTTGTGTCCATATGTGTAAACATGTTATTACTTGTTGAGAAtgtttgtttttgtttaaaattcaattgattttattaaaaggcataaaaacttttagagcattttgattatttttattgttcgtaagtaagttaattatttccaGATGTCTAACAGCGAAGAAGTAAGGAATGTCTCTGAAAATAATACCCCGAAAGAGCAGCGGACAGTATCTTCACCAattttacctatatatatcaaaagttTTTCTGAAACACACATGGAATCGACTATAATTGACCACACAtggaaaattaatcaatttttacgttttcatGAGATCAAGAATGCGATAACGTTTTCATCGTTCCCGGAAATAGATAAATGCGAGATTCTAATGAATGTTTCACGTCAACCTGATACgagttatgtaataaaattttatatacttactagTAACTCATTTGACGGTTCATGTAACACATCTATAATGCTAGAGCCTGAAACAGTTATatcagttaattttatttcgggTCATATGTCAAATATGACATTATTGAGTGAGATTTCGACAGACAAGTTTGCTTCGCTTAGTCGTACAGATACACTTACAATACGTTGCGAGttcgaaatttttcataatctgataaataaaactgtacgTCTAAGATTACTGCAATCTTCAACAAATGTTTCAAAAGTCACGAAATGTCGTGAAGATTCAACTTTTGATGAGTCTAGAAATGaggaattaatcaaatttataataggaGAAAAACAGtatgttatatcaaaaaaatCGTTGCGCGCCACCCATAGTAACTACTTTATCAATATCTGCCGTACACAtgagggaaaagaaaaaaatatgacaattAATATGAATGAATTAGTAGCGGATAATGAGGTAGAATCTTTTAgacagattttattatttattttaactggcTCCATAGATCATGGTGATTATGACATGCTTAAAGAATTGTTAACAACAGCTCATAAGTATGATGTATCAGCTTTGAAATTAATgtgtgaaaattatttattacgctATATTACAATTGAGAATGCTGTGGAACTTATACAACTTGCGTTTTTGTCTAAAgccaaatttttaaaaatacattcgataagttttattaaatttcatataaaagaaattatggaCACTAAAGAATTTCAAAACCTACCGCAAGAAGATTTAAATGAGATAATGGTAATGATTGAGAAAAACAAATCACTTGAAATCGACATTTATCAATTCTTTTCGTCGCCACCTATGGCAGATAAGACATTTTCATTCGCTAATATTTGATTCATATAATAACAATCATAGAacataattaagatattttttttatttaattagtaaacgtgttttcttcttttccacAAATGtaactttgaatttttatacatgttaGAATTTATAAgcaaataagtattatatgtagtacatattaaatagtatattacactATAAGGGCAGAAAGTTTGAGATTCCTGCACTGCGCGCCATCGTGCTCGAGGCGAAGCCGAGAGCACGATGGCACGCAGTTCAGGGCTCTCAAACTTTCTGCCCGTGTAGTGTATACTATTTTTCTTGCTGCCTGGTCGAAAGTACGGAAGAATGACATGTGTGTGTTGAAGATATTGATGCCTGCCCCGACATTtgcggcacgagcgaagcgagtgctGCTGGTCGGGGGCAGGCATCAAATCAAATGCATCTATAAATAAAGGTATAAATACACTTTTTCCTCATCTGTTGACTCGCCAGATGATGGTTCAtgcattttcttatttttatttttattacactaaTCACAATCACTTTCTGAATAGAATTTACTAATAAACATTATCATTGACTAactgtaaacaaatttttaggtTATACGAGTGAAAGTAAAAGTAGAGGTTGGGGCGATGTGAATTGGGTTTGTGGTAATATTGTGGTAGGGATCTTGTCATATATTGAGTGCCAGTGCACG is a window of Temnothorax longispinosus isolate EJ_2023e chromosome 1, Tlon_JGU_v1, whole genome shotgun sequence DNA encoding:
- the LOC139810487 gene encoding uncharacterized protein isoform X2, which codes for MEENQISDTEVQNLSTDGENTLEKEQTVSSPVLPSYIKSYSQTHIESTIVDQTWKIDKYMRFSRITNIIPFPSFLKIGPCKIEFHVPFDSPYLRKRIQLRILTNKQSFDGSCTTTIMAPTANNVLSSKFISGRISDRILLIEISLSDSQISYTDSLIIHCKFEIFHNLINKTVHMNLLPSSTEFSKDVTHVEDSTSDEFRFKDEESIKFIVGEDQYVISKKSLCAINSSYFNNICRTHEGEEKNMTINMNELVADNEVESFGQILLYILTGSIDHGDYDILKELLTTAHKYDVSALKLTCENYLLRYITIDNAVELIQLAFSSNAKFLETHSAAFIKFHIIEIRDTKEFRNLPPEDFNKIMELIEKSEVEISTHQFLLSRAMINETFTLAPI